The segment GATCAGCATCAACAGCGAGCTTGTGCTGTACCTGTTCGGCACACCGGGCCAGCAGCGCTTCTGGTTCCTGTGGAACGGCCTGTTCGAGGGCGCCCTCGGCGCCGTGGTCCTGGTCGACACCCGTCGCCTCGAAGTCAGCTTCGATGTGATCGGACGGCTTGAGGAGCGCGGAGTCCCCTTTGTCGTCGCGATAAACACCTTCCCGGAGGCTCCCGGCTACCCGGTCGAGGAGCTCCGCGCCGCTCTGGACCTGCCGGACGATGTCCCGATCGTCGGCTGCGACGCCCGCAAGCGCGACTCCAGCCGGGACGTCCTCATGGCCCTGATGCGCTACCTGTACTCCCTCGCCGTGAAAACGGAGGCATCATGACCACCCCACCCCCCGAGTGCCCTGCCCATGCCCATGCGGCAGCGGGCACATCCGCGACAGCCGCCCCAGGCGGTCTGACCCGCCTCTACGGTGCCGAGGTCGACGCGGACCCGCACGGCGTGTACGAGAAGCTGCGCGCCGAGTACGGACCGGTGGCCCCGGTCCTGTTGCAGGGGGACCTGCCCGCCTGGCTGGTCCTGGGCCACGCG is part of the Streptomyces sp. NBC_01262 genome and harbors:
- a CDS encoding GTP-binding protein, translated to MDFNSSDAVAGPRSEDILPSSVSTAVKVVIVGGFGVGKTTLVGSVSEIRPLTTEETMTQAGVGVDDPTGVPRKSETTVAMDFGRISINSELVLYLFGTPGQQRFWFLWNGLFEGALGAVVLVDTRRLEVSFDVIGRLEERGVPFVVAINTFPEAPGYPVEELRAALDLPDDVPIVGCDARKRDSSRDVLMALMRYLYSLAVKTEAS